In one Mycobacterium heckeshornense genomic region, the following are encoded:
- a CDS encoding class I SAM-dependent methyltransferase produces the protein MSTEEHEKNDGSSSPVLAETRLAAAQRAHWQQTYAAHPHLYGEQPSEAAQNALEVFRSVGVSRLVDLGGGHGRDALFFARNGIAVQVIDFSATALQQLADTATAQGLAGRITLTAHDIRHPLPVAAASVDAVFAHMLLCMAFSTNTIRCIVGDVRRVLRPGGVFVYTVRHTGDAHYRAGTSHGDDIYEHGGFAVHYFSRQLVEELAVGWTLIDVHESCEGELPRRLFCVTQIRPPD, from the coding sequence ATGAGCACCGAGGAGCACGAAAAGAACGACGGTTCCTCCTCGCCGGTCCTAGCGGAAACACGGCTCGCGGCGGCGCAACGGGCACACTGGCAACAGACATACGCCGCCCATCCGCACCTTTACGGCGAGCAGCCGTCCGAGGCGGCACAGAATGCGCTGGAAGTGTTCCGCTCCGTCGGGGTGAGCAGGCTCGTCGACCTTGGTGGCGGTCACGGCCGCGACGCATTGTTCTTCGCTCGGAATGGAATTGCCGTTCAAGTCATTGATTTCAGCGCGACCGCGCTGCAACAACTCGCCGATACCGCCACAGCACAGGGCCTTGCCGGTCGAATTACATTGACGGCGCATGACATTCGCCATCCACTACCGGTCGCTGCGGCATCGGTTGATGCGGTGTTCGCACACATGCTGCTGTGTATGGCCTTTTCCACCAATACTATTCGCTGCATAGTCGGTGACGTTCGGCGCGTGCTACGACCCGGTGGCGTCTTCGTTTACACCGTTCGGCACACCGGCGACGCGCATTACCGGGCCGGAACCTCCCACGGCGACGACATTTACGAACACGGGGGCTTCGCCGTCCACTACTTCTCGCGGCAACTCGTCGAGGAGCTGGCGGTCGGCTGGACGCTCATCGACGTGCACGAGTCCTGTGAAGGCGAGCTGCCACGGCGCCTTTTCTGCGTCACCCAGATCCGTCCGCCCGATTGA
- a CDS encoding CCA tRNA nucleotidyltransferase, with protein MPEAAQDADLLTAAAVALNRHADVLRELGALFADAGRALYLVGGSVRDAVLDRLSPDLDFTTDARPEQVQAILRRWADALWDTGIEFGTVGVGKGEHRLEITTFRADRYDRVSRNPQVRFGDRLEDDLVRRDFTVNAMAVRITPTGPAEFVDPLGGLAALRAGVLDTPSAPEESFADDPLRMLRAARFVSQLGFTVAPRVRAAIDDMAPQLARITAERVAAELDKLLLGRDPVAGIDLMVQTGMGEVVLPEVGAMRMAIDEHHQHKDVYQHSLKVLQQAIDLEDGQPDLVLRWAALLHDIGKPATRRHESDGRVSFHHHEVVGAKMARKRLRALKYSKQLVEDVAQLVYLHLRFHGYGEGKWTDSAVRRYVTDAGPLLPRLHKLVRADCTTRNRRRAARLQANYDELEARIAELAAREDLERVRPDLDGNEIMQILGIPPGPRVGEAWRYLKELRLERGPLPRDEATAELLSWWKARGNR; from the coding sequence GTGCCCGAAGCCGCCCAAGACGCCGACCTGTTAACCGCGGCCGCGGTCGCGTTGAACAGGCACGCCGACGTTTTGCGCGAACTGGGGGCGTTGTTCGCCGACGCGGGCCGCGCACTGTATCTGGTCGGAGGATCGGTGCGCGACGCGGTACTGGACCGGCTCAGCCCGGACCTGGATTTCACCACCGACGCCCGCCCTGAGCAGGTGCAGGCGATCCTGCGGCGGTGGGCTGATGCGTTGTGGGACACCGGGATCGAGTTCGGCACCGTCGGTGTCGGCAAGGGTGAGCACCGTCTCGAGATCACCACTTTTCGCGCCGACCGCTACGACCGGGTCTCGCGCAATCCCCAAGTGCGTTTCGGGGACCGCCTGGAGGACGATCTGGTGCGCCGCGATTTCACCGTCAACGCGATGGCGGTGCGCATCACACCGACGGGGCCGGCCGAATTCGTTGACCCGCTGGGTGGTTTGGCGGCGCTGCGGGCCGGAGTCTTGGACACCCCGTCGGCTCCGGAGGAGTCGTTCGCCGACGATCCGTTGCGGATGCTGCGCGCTGCGCGGTTCGTCTCCCAGCTGGGCTTCACCGTGGCACCGCGAGTGCGGGCAGCGATCGACGACATGGCTCCGCAGCTGGCCCGCATCACCGCCGAGCGGGTGGCCGCCGAATTGGACAAGCTGTTGCTCGGCCGAGACCCGGTGGCCGGTATCGACCTCATGGTGCAGACGGGGATGGGCGAGGTGGTCTTGCCCGAGGTCGGCGCGATGCGAATGGCCATCGACGAACACCATCAACACAAAGACGTCTACCAGCATTCGCTGAAGGTGCTACAGCAGGCGATTGACCTCGAGGACGGGCAGCCCGACCTGGTGTTGCGCTGGGCGGCGCTGCTGCACGACATCGGCAAGCCCGCCACCCGCCGGCACGAATCCGACGGCAGGGTGAGCTTCCACCACCACGAGGTGGTCGGTGCCAAAATGGCCCGAAAGCGGCTGCGGGCGCTGAAATACTCCAAACAGCTGGTCGAGGACGTCGCGCAGCTGGTGTACCTGCACCTGCGGTTTCACGGATACGGGGAGGGCAAGTGGACCGATTCGGCGGTGCGCCGCTACGTCACCGATGCCGGCCCGTTGCTGCCGCGGCTACACAAACTGGTGCGCGCTGACTGCACCACCCGCAACAGGCGCAGAGCGGCGCGGCTGCAGGCCAATTACGACGAGCTCGAGGCGCGGATCGCCGAACTGGCCGCCCGCGAAGACCTCGAGCGGGTGCGCCCCGACCTGGACGGCAACGAAATCATGCAGATCCTGGGCATCCCGCCGGGCCCACGAGTCGGTGAGGCGTGGCGCTACTTGAAGGAGCTGCGGTTGGAGCGCGGGCCGCTGCCCCGTGACGAGGCCACCGCCGAGCTGCTGTCCTGGTGGAAGGCCCGTGGGAACCGCTAG
- a CDS encoding NUDIX hydrolase, producing the protein MSDGEQAKPGRRRGKRRRRRASAPPEYRSQNQPTGGTAAPAAGSANTRSRSTRPRVRRLRTVHETSAGGLVIAGIDRPREEQVAALIGRLDRRGRMLWSLPKGHIEVGETAEQTAMREVAEETGVRGSVLAALGSIDYWFVTDGRRVHKTVHHYLMRFSGGELSGGDLEVAEVAWVPIRELPAKLAYADERRLAQVADELIDKLQTDGPSALPPLPPSSPWRRPQTHSHTHRRRSDLSTPRRKNGRGPGP; encoded by the coding sequence GTGTCGGACGGCGAACAAGCCAAACCTGGTCGGCGTCGCGGCAAGCGCCGCCGCCGGCGCGCGTCCGCGCCACCGGAGTACCGCTCTCAGAACCAGCCCACCGGTGGCACCGCCGCGCCGGCCGCCGGTTCGGCGAATACCCGCTCCCGCTCGACGCGTCCCCGAGTCAGGCGGTTGCGCACGGTGCACGAAACCTCTGCCGGTGGATTGGTGATTGCCGGCATCGACAGGCCCCGCGAGGAACAGGTCGCGGCGTTGATCGGTCGCCTCGACCGGCGTGGCCGCATGCTGTGGTCGCTGCCCAAGGGGCACATCGAAGTCGGCGAAACTGCCGAGCAAACTGCGATGCGCGAGGTAGCCGAAGAGACCGGCGTCCGCGGCAGCGTGCTGGCCGCGCTGGGAAGTATCGACTATTGGTTTGTCACCGACGGGCGGCGCGTACACAAAACCGTGCACCACTACCTGATGCGTTTCTCCGGCGGGGAGCTGTCCGGCGGCGACCTCGAGGTCGCCGAGGTGGCGTGGGTGCCGATCCGCGAACTGCCCGCCAAGCTGGCCTACGCCGACGAGCGGCGCCTGGCCCAGGTGGCCGACGAACTGATCGACAAGCTGCAAACCGACGGCCCGTCGGCGCTGCCGCCGTTGCCGCCCAGCTCGCCGTGGCGACGGCCACAGACGCACTCGCACACCCACCGCCGGCGTTCCGACCTATCCACACCGCGCCGCAAGAACGGCCGCGGTCCGGGACCGTGA
- the sigM gene encoding RNA polymerase sigma factor SigM produces MGFGLEVRRRRSDAELLAAHVAGDRYAFAELFHRHHRQLHRLARLTSRNPEDAADALQDAMLSAHRGAGSFRHDAAVSSWLYRIVVNACLDRLRRSKTHPTTTLDDVYPVADRTAQVETAIVVQRALMRLPVEQRAAVVAVDMQGYSIADTARMLGVAEGTVKSRCARARARLAALLGYLACGVDAEPATDTADRVADRRRPDCV; encoded by the coding sequence GTGGGTTTTGGGCTGGAGGTTCGGCGGCGACGCAGCGACGCCGAACTGCTGGCCGCCCACGTCGCCGGTGACCGCTACGCCTTCGCCGAGCTATTCCACCGCCATCACCGCCAGCTTCACCGACTCGCCAGGCTGACCAGCCGCAACCCCGAGGACGCCGCGGACGCGCTGCAGGACGCGATGCTCTCGGCGCACCGCGGCGCGGGTTCATTCCGGCACGATGCCGCGGTCAGCAGCTGGCTATATCGCATCGTGGTCAACGCGTGCCTGGATCGGCTGCGCCGCAGCAAGACTCATCCGACCACCACCCTGGACGACGTCTACCCGGTGGCCGACCGCACCGCCCAGGTCGAAACGGCGATCGTGGTGCAGCGCGCGCTGATGCGACTGCCAGTCGAGCAGCGCGCCGCGGTGGTGGCCGTCGACATGCAGGGCTATTCGATCGCCGATACCGCCCGCATGCTCGGCGTCGCCGAGGGCACGGTCAAGAGCCGATGCGCCCGCGCCCGGGCCCGCCTGGCCGCGCTGCTCGGTTACCTGGCTTGCGGCGTCGACGCCGAGCCCGCCACCGATACGGCGGATCGTGTGGCCGACCGACGTCGGCCGGACTGTGTATAG
- the trxB gene encoding thioredoxin-disulfide reductase — MTAPSTVRDVIIIGSGPAGYTAAIYAARAQLAPLVFEGTSFGGALMTTTDVENFPGFRDGITGPELMDEMRQQAQRFGAELRMEDVESVSVDGPVKSVTTADGQAYRARALILAMGAAARYLNVPGEQELLGRGVSSCATCDGFFFRDQDIAVIGGGDSAMEEATFLTRFARSVTIVHRRDQFRASKIMLNRARNNGKIRFITNHVVVAVEGDTTVTGLRLRDTRTGEESTLAVTGVFVAIGHDPRSELVRGALDLDADGYVLVNPPTTSTSVEGVFAAGDLVDRSYRQAVTAAGTGCAAAIDAERWLASRAESEGGADKQAGTDTDLIGVPQ, encoded by the coding sequence ATGACTGCCCCCAGCACTGTGCGCGACGTGATCATCATCGGTTCGGGTCCCGCGGGCTACACGGCCGCCATCTACGCCGCGCGCGCGCAATTGGCGCCGCTGGTGTTCGAGGGCACCTCGTTCGGCGGTGCGCTGATGACGACGACCGACGTGGAGAACTTTCCCGGGTTTCGCGATGGCATCACCGGGCCGGAGTTGATGGACGAGATGCGGCAGCAGGCGCAGCGTTTCGGTGCCGAACTGCGCATGGAAGACGTCGAATCGGTGTCGGTGGACGGTCCCGTCAAGTCCGTCACCACCGCCGACGGACAGGCTTATCGGGCTCGAGCGCTCATCCTGGCGATGGGCGCGGCCGCCCGCTATCTCAACGTGCCCGGCGAGCAGGAGTTGCTGGGCCGGGGGGTGAGCTCGTGCGCGACCTGCGACGGCTTCTTCTTCCGTGACCAGGACATCGCGGTCATCGGTGGCGGCGACTCGGCGATGGAGGAGGCGACGTTTCTCACCCGTTTTGCTCGCAGCGTGACGATCGTGCACCGCCGCGATCAGTTCCGCGCGTCGAAGATCATGCTCAACCGCGCCCGCAACAACGGCAAGATCCGCTTCATCACCAACCATGTCGTCGTCGCCGTGGAGGGCGACACCACGGTGACCGGGCTGCGGCTGCGTGATACGCGCACCGGCGAAGAATCCACGCTGGCCGTGACCGGGGTGTTCGTTGCGATCGGCCACGACCCGCGCTCCGAGCTGGTCCGCGGCGCCCTGGACCTCGACGCGGACGGCTATGTGCTGGTCAACCCGCCCACCACCAGCACCTCGGTGGAGGGCGTGTTCGCTGCTGGAGATCTGGTGGATCGCAGCTACCGACAGGCGGTTACCGCCGCCGGCACCGGATGTGCTGCCGCCATTGACGCCGAGCGCTGGCTGGCCAGTCGTGCCGAGTCCGAAGGGGGCGCCGATAAGCAGGCCGGCACCGATACCGATTTGATTGGAGTACCGCAATGA
- the trxA gene encoding thioredoxin: MTENTSAPVEVTDASFATDVLSSNKPVLVDFWATWCGPCRMVAPVLEEIAAEQAGKLTVAKLDVDANPQTARDFQVVSIPTLILFKNGQPVKRIVGAKGKAALLRELSDVVASPQ, encoded by the coding sequence ATGACCGAGAACACCAGCGCCCCCGTGGAAGTCACCGACGCTTCCTTCGCAACGGATGTGCTGTCCAGCAATAAGCCGGTGCTCGTTGACTTTTGGGCCACCTGGTGTGGCCCATGCCGAATGGTGGCGCCGGTGCTGGAAGAGATTGCGGCCGAACAGGCTGGCAAGCTCACAGTCGCCAAACTCGACGTCGACGCCAACCCGCAGACGGCCCGGGATTTCCAGGTCGTCTCGATTCCCACGCTGATCCTGTTCAAGAACGGTCAGCCGGTCAAACGGATCGTCGGGGCCAAGGGCAAGGCCGCGCTGCTGCGCGAGCTTTCCGACGTGGTCGCCAGCCCGCAGTAG
- a CDS encoding N-acetylmuramoyl-L-alanine amidase — translation MSNPHRGAGDALRCGDRSAAVAEIRASLAALGYLDSSDADLTTGKHVAPDVFDAELDQAVRAFQQNRGLLVDGIVGEATYRALKEASYRLGARTLFHQFGAPMYGDDVATLQARLQDLGFYTGLVDGYFGLQTHNALMSYQREYGLYADGICGPETLRSLDFLASRVTGGSPHAIREEELVRRSGPKLSGKRIIIDPGRGGADHGLITQTATGPISEADILWDLASRLEGRMTAVGMETFLSRPPNHSPTDAERAATANAVGADLMISLRCATLASPSANGVASFHFGNSHGSVSTIGRMLADFIQREVVARTGLRDCRVHGRTWDLLRLTRMPTVQVDVGYITNPHDRAKLAAPQTRDALAEGILAAVKRLYLLGKNDRPTGTFTFAELLAHELSVEQAGRG, via the coding sequence ATGTCGAATCCGCATCGTGGCGCCGGCGACGCGCTGCGCTGCGGTGACCGCAGCGCAGCGGTCGCCGAGATTCGCGCCTCGCTGGCTGCCCTGGGGTATCTCGACAGTTCCGATGCAGACCTGACTACCGGAAAACACGTGGCGCCCGATGTTTTCGACGCCGAGCTCGATCAGGCGGTGCGGGCATTTCAACAAAACCGTGGGCTGCTGGTAGACGGCATCGTCGGTGAAGCCACCTATCGCGCGTTGAAGGAGGCTTCATACCGGCTCGGCGCCCGCACGCTATTTCATCAGTTCGGCGCGCCGATGTACGGCGACGATGTCGCGACGCTGCAAGCCCGGCTGCAAGATCTGGGTTTCTACACAGGCCTGGTCGATGGATACTTCGGCTTGCAGACCCACAACGCCCTGATGTCGTATCAACGCGAGTACGGGCTGTACGCGGACGGAATCTGCGGCCCGGAAACGTTGCGCTCGTTGGATTTTCTCGCATCGCGGGTGACCGGGGGCTCTCCTCACGCCATTCGCGAAGAGGAGCTGGTCCGTCGCTCCGGGCCGAAACTTTCCGGAAAGCGGATCATTATCGATCCCGGTCGTGGCGGCGCCGACCACGGGTTGATCACACAGACCGCAACCGGGCCCATCAGTGAAGCAGATATATTGTGGGACTTGGCAAGTCGGCTCGAAGGCCGGATGACGGCTGTCGGCATGGAGACGTTTCTGTCGCGGCCACCCAACCACAGCCCGACCGACGCGGAGCGGGCTGCCACCGCGAACGCTGTCGGTGCCGATCTAATGATCAGCCTGCGCTGTGCCACCCTGGCCAGCCCGTCCGCCAATGGGGTGGCTTCCTTTCACTTCGGCAACTCACACGGCTCCGTTTCGACCATCGGTCGCATGCTTGCCGATTTCATTCAACGAGAAGTGGTGGCGCGCACCGGTTTACGTGATTGCCGAGTTCACGGCAGAACGTGGGATTTGCTGCGACTCACCAGAATGCCGACCGTTCAGGTCGATGTCGGCTATATCACCAACCCGCATGACCGGGCCAAGCTTGCCGCCCCCCAGACTCGTGACGCCCTCGCCGAAGGCATTCTCGCCGCCGTCAAACGGCTCTACCTGCTCGGCAAGAACGACCGGCCGACCGGCACGTTCACCTTCGCCGAGCTGCTGGCACACGAACTTTCGGTGGAACAGGCCGGGCGGGGCTAG
- a CDS encoding ParB/RepB/Spo0J family partition protein yields MNQPSRRRGGLGRGLASLIPTGPTDGSPGSHLGPRMGEAAADVVLGSNAPVDGNAVGAVYREIDPALIEPNPRQPRQVFDDEAMTELVHSIREFGLMQPIVVRAVDHGTRYQIVMGERRWRAAQQAGLTAIPAIVRETGDDSMLRDALLENIHRVQLNPLEEAAAYQQLLDEFGVTHDELAARIGRSRPLITNMIRLLRLPIAVQRRVAAGVLSAGHARALLALEAGPEAQEELAARIVAEGLSVRATEEAVTLANRGNGSSPAAPKRKPIQMPGLQDVAERLSSTFDTRVTVSVGKRKGKIVVEFGSVDDLQRIVALMNGSKA; encoded by the coding sequence ATGAATCAGCCATCACGCAGAAGAGGTGGACTCGGCCGCGGCCTGGCGTCCCTCATCCCCACTGGACCCACCGACGGAAGCCCCGGATCGCACCTGGGCCCGCGGATGGGAGAGGCCGCCGCCGACGTGGTGCTCGGAAGCAATGCCCCGGTCGACGGGAATGCCGTAGGGGCGGTCTACCGCGAGATCGACCCCGCGCTGATCGAGCCGAACCCCCGTCAACCGCGGCAGGTGTTCGACGACGAGGCAATGACCGAGCTGGTGCACTCGATCCGGGAATTCGGGCTCATGCAACCGATAGTGGTGCGAGCGGTCGACCACGGCACCCGGTACCAGATCGTGATGGGGGAGCGCCGTTGGCGCGCCGCCCAGCAGGCGGGATTGACCGCCATTCCCGCGATCGTGCGGGAGACCGGCGACGACAGCATGCTGCGGGATGCCCTGCTGGAAAACATCCACCGCGTGCAGCTCAACCCCCTGGAAGAGGCGGCGGCGTACCAGCAGCTGTTGGACGAGTTCGGGGTGACCCACGACGAACTGGCGGCCCGGATCGGCCGGTCCCGCCCGCTCATCACGAACATGATCCGGCTGCTGCGGCTGCCGATCGCCGTGCAGCGACGGGTGGCCGCCGGTGTGCTCTCCGCGGGGCACGCCCGCGCGCTGCTGGCGCTGGAGGCCGGCCCGGAGGCCCAGGAGGAGCTGGCGGCCCGGATCGTCGCCGAGGGCTTGTCGGTGCGTGCGACCGAGGAAGCGGTCACGCTGGCCAATCGGGGCAACGGATCGTCGCCTGCCGCACCGAAGCGCAAACCGATCCAGATGCCCGGGCTCCAAGACGTTGCCGAGCGGCTGTCGAGCACCTTCGATACCCGCGTCACGGTCAGCGTTGGCAAACGCAAAGGCAAGATCGTGGTGGAGTTCGGCTCAGTGGACGACCTGCAGCGCATTGTCGCTCTGATGAACGGCTCCAAGGCATAA
- a CDS encoding ParA family protein — protein sequence MSAPHGPVSSTPRTPAEPPDVSRETVSRETSDEYDTPIGAAAERAMQILHTTHNRLQRPTRRRLFTIANQKGGVGKTTTAVNLAAALAIQGLKTLVIDLDPQGNASTALGITERHSGTPSSYEVLIGEIPLHAALRQSPHSERLFCVPATIDLAGAEIELVSMVARENRLRTALAELESYDFDYVFIDCPPSLGLLTINALVAAPEVLIPIQCEYYALEGVSQLMSNIEMVKAHLNPRLEVTTVILTMYDGRTKLADQVADEVRRYFGGKVLRTVIPRSVKVSEAPGYSMTIIDYDPGSRGAMSYLDASRELAQRDQPPPGEGRR from the coding sequence ATGAGTGCGCCACACGGACCGGTCTCCTCGACGCCCCGGACACCGGCCGAGCCGCCTGATGTTTCACGTGAAACCGTTTCACGTGAAACATCAGACGAGTACGACACCCCGATTGGGGCGGCCGCTGAGCGTGCCATGCAGATCCTGCACACCACCCACAACCGATTGCAGCGACCCACCCGCCGTCGGCTGTTTACCATCGCGAACCAGAAAGGCGGCGTCGGCAAGACCACGACCGCGGTGAACCTGGCGGCCGCCCTGGCGATTCAGGGACTCAAAACACTCGTGATCGACCTCGACCCGCAAGGCAACGCCAGCACCGCGCTGGGCATCACCGAACGGCACTCCGGCACCCCGTCGTCGTATGAGGTACTGATCGGTGAAATCCCACTGCACGCGGCGCTGCGGCAAAGCCCGCACAGCGAGCGGTTGTTCTGCGTGCCGGCCACCATCGATCTGGCCGGTGCGGAGATCGAATTGGTGAGCATGGTGGCCCGCGAAAACCGGCTTCGCACCGCGCTGGCCGAGTTGGAAAGCTACGACTTCGATTACGTGTTCATCGACTGCCCGCCGTCGCTGGGCCTGCTGACGATCAATGCGTTAGTCGCGGCTCCGGAGGTGCTTATCCCGATCCAGTGCGAGTACTACGCACTCGAAGGGGTCTCCCAGTTGATGAGCAACATCGAGATGGTGAAGGCCCACCTGAATCCACGGCTCGAGGTGACCACCGTGATCTTGACCATGTACGACGGCCGGACCAAACTTGCCGACCAGGTCGCCGACGAGGTGCGCCGGTACTTCGGCGGCAAAGTTCTCCGCACGGTGATCCCCCGCAGCGTCAAGGTCTCCGAGGCGCCGGGCTACAGCATGACGATCATCGATTACGATCCCGGTTCGCGCGGCGCGATGAGCTATCTGGACGCCAGCCGCGAACTCGCTCAGCGTGATCAGCCACCACCCGGGGAGGGACGACGATGA
- the rsmG gene encoding 16S rRNA (guanine(527)-N(7))-methyltransferase RsmG, whose amino-acid sequence MFHVKHVGAGAAPEVAAEVFGPRLEMAERYAELLAGTAVERGLLGPHEAGRVWDRHILNSAAVAELLSPGERVVDIGSGAGLPGIPLAIVRPDLRVALLEPMLRRCQFLQEAVAELGLAVEVVRGRAEEPSARERCADMDAAVSRAVAALDTLTRWSLPLLRPGGRMVAIKGEGAEEEVNRHRRVMTSLGATDVRVVICGANYLSPPATVVVARRGRRRPVIQGPPGTSTRGSA is encoded by the coding sequence ATGTTTCACGTGAAACATGTCGGTGCGGGCGCAGCTCCCGAGGTTGCGGCCGAGGTTTTCGGACCGCGACTTGAGATGGCCGAGCGATACGCGGAGTTGTTGGCCGGCACCGCGGTCGAGCGGGGGCTGCTGGGGCCGCATGAAGCCGGCCGCGTATGGGATCGGCACATTCTCAACAGCGCGGCGGTGGCCGAGCTGCTCAGCCCCGGCGAGCGGGTGGTCGACATCGGCAGCGGAGCGGGTTTGCCCGGTATCCCGTTGGCGATCGTGCGACCGGACCTGCGCGTGGCACTGCTGGAACCCATGCTGCGCCGCTGCCAGTTTCTGCAGGAGGCGGTCGCCGAGTTGGGGCTGGCCGTGGAGGTGGTGCGCGGGCGCGCCGAAGAGCCGTCTGCTCGTGAGCGGTGCGCGGACATGGACGCGGCGGTATCGCGGGCGGTGGCGGCGTTGGACACGCTGACGCGGTGGAGCCTGCCCTTGTTGCGGCCGGGCGGGCGCATGGTCGCGATCAAAGGCGAGGGCGCCGAGGAGGAAGTCAACCGACATCGGCGTGTGATGACCTCGTTGGGCGCGACGGATGTCAGGGTAGTGATATGTGGCGCGAACTACTTGTCTCCACCCGCAACCGTGGTGGTGGCGCGACGGGGACGGCGCAGACCGGTGATCCAGGGGCCACCCGGGACGTCGACGAGGGGTTCAGCATGA